The Thermus brockianus genome window below encodes:
- a CDS encoding amidohydrolase family protein — translation MFWLKTELWTAEVVYAGFGTPMLRGALAVQGGHVVGVGSLEALQARFPGAPVVAKGKALLPPPVNAHTHLDLSLLPLYQGPFAGFLPHVVAHREKRGLLGARRGLEELLTSGVGAFADIVFKDEVMDFLLLESPLPGVAFYEVFAPDPKEAEEVFARVKAKVEGWRRREGRVKVGLSPHAPYSVSPSLLKRLAQYAQAEGIPLMVHVAESPEEVAFLREGKGPLAEVYRRFSPTPFTPPGLTPVRHLHALGVLGPHTLLVHGVQVDEEEVALLAETGTKVVLCPRSNQNLEVGEAPIPLYARYGVELALGTDSRASSPDLDVRQEALFLWGKVDPRLLVRALTRGGYRALGLATPRITRGTPVSLVHSL, via the coding sequence CTCCGGGGAGCCTTGGCGGTGCAGGGGGGGCACGTGGTGGGGGTGGGAAGCCTCGAGGCGCTCCAGGCCCGCTTCCCCGGGGCGCCCGTGGTGGCGAAGGGGAAAGCCCTCCTTCCCCCGCCCGTGAACGCCCACACCCACCTGGACCTAAGCCTCCTGCCCCTTTACCAAGGGCCTTTTGCCGGCTTTCTCCCCCACGTGGTGGCCCACCGGGAGAAGCGGGGGCTTTTGGGGGCGAGGCGGGGGCTAGAGGAGCTTCTGACAAGCGGGGTAGGCGCCTTCGCCGACATCGTCTTTAAGGACGAGGTGATGGACTTCCTCCTCCTGGAAAGCCCGCTTCCGGGCGTGGCCTTCTACGAGGTCTTCGCCCCGGACCCCAAGGAGGCCGAGGAGGTCTTCGCCCGGGTGAAGGCCAAGGTGGAGGGGTGGCGGAGGCGGGAAGGAAGGGTAAAGGTGGGGCTTTCCCCCCACGCCCCCTACTCCGTAAGCCCATCCCTCCTTAAGCGGCTTGCCCAGTACGCCCAGGCCGAGGGCATCCCCCTGATGGTCCACGTGGCGGAAAGCCCGGAGGAGGTGGCCTTCCTCCGGGAGGGAAAGGGGCCCTTAGCGGAGGTATACCGCCGCTTTAGCCCAACCCCCTTCACGCCCCCGGGCCTCACCCCCGTGCGCCACCTCCACGCCCTGGGAGTCCTGGGCCCCCATACCCTCCTGGTGCACGGGGTGCAGGTGGACGAGGAGGAGGTGGCCCTCCTGGCCGAAACCGGGACCAAGGTGGTGCTTTGTCCCCGTTCCAACCAGAACCTGGAGGTAGGGGAAGCCCCCATCCCCCTCTACGCCCGGTACGGGGTGGAGCTCGCCCTGGGCACGGACTCCCGGGCCAGCAGCCCCGACCTGGACGTGCGCCAGGAGGCCCTTTTCCTCTGGGGCAAGGTGGACCCCCGCCTCCTGGTGCGGGCCCTCACCCGAGGGGGGTACAGGGCCTTGGGCCTCGCCACGCCCCGGATCACCCGGGGAACGCCCGTTTCTCTGGTACACTCCCTCTGA